Proteins found in one Methylophilaceae bacterium genomic segment:
- the glmU gene encoding bifunctional UDP-N-acetylglucosamine diphosphorylase/glucosamine-1-phosphate N-acetyltransferase GlmU, with protein sequence MQKKPLNILILAAGKGTRMHSSRPKVLHEIGGQPILWHVINGANQLKPTKIIVVFGYGGDQVQKAIHQQNIIWAEQKEQLGTGHAVQQALPYLDAESNTLILLGDVPLISVTACQTLLEQADNRLIIQSFKKSDPSGYGRIVRNAAGLVNAIVEHKDATPAQLAINEVNTGIMAMPTKHLKNWLGRLTNHNAQQEYYLTDIVGFAVADHVQVNATVIEDEWSVTGINSKQDLALIERVYQQRQATALLQKGVTLFDPLRIDIRGHLETAKEVEIDVGCLFEGDVSLGEGVKVGAYCVIKDATIGAGTVIAPFTHIVGTTIGQNNKIGPYARLRPGTILSDDTHVGNFVELKNTQVDTGSKINHLSYVGDATVGKQVNIGAGTITCNYDGANKFRTVIEDNVFVGSDSQLVAPVTIGQGGTIAAGSTITKNTPAEALTLCRAREQKSIAGWKRPVKAKKE encoded by the coding sequence ATGCAAAAAAAACCATTAAATATTCTGATTCTTGCTGCTGGTAAAGGGACGCGTATGCATTCCAGTCGGCCAAAAGTATTGCATGAAATTGGTGGACAGCCTATTTTATGGCACGTGATTAATGGTGCTAATCAGTTAAAACCCACCAAGATTATTGTTGTGTTTGGTTATGGTGGCGACCAGGTACAAAAAGCCATCCACCAACAAAACATTATCTGGGCAGAACAAAAAGAACAGCTGGGAACCGGCCATGCAGTTCAGCAAGCGCTACCGTATTTAGATGCTGAATCAAACACGTTGATACTATTAGGCGACGTACCGTTAATCAGTGTCACGGCTTGTCAAACATTGCTTGAACAAGCAGATAATCGACTCATCATACAATCATTCAAAAAATCAGACCCTTCTGGTTATGGCCGAATTGTGCGTAATGCTGCTGGATTGGTGAATGCTATTGTTGAACATAAAGATGCAACGCCAGCACAATTAGCGATTAATGAAGTCAATACTGGCATTATGGCCATGCCGACTAAGCATTTAAAAAATTGGTTGGGTCGATTAACTAACCATAATGCACAACAAGAATATTATCTAACGGATATTGTAGGATTTGCAGTCGCAGACCATGTACAAGTAAATGCAACTGTCATTGAAGACGAGTGGTCAGTAACAGGGATTAATAGCAAACAAGATTTGGCATTGATTGAACGTGTCTATCAACAACGGCAAGCTACGGCATTATTGCAAAAAGGTGTTACGTTATTTGACCCATTGCGTATAGATATACGCGGACATTTAGAAACAGCTAAAGAAGTGGAAATTGATGTTGGTTGTCTATTTGAAGGTGATGTAAGCTTAGGCGAAGGTGTAAAAGTTGGTGCGTATTGTGTGATCAAGGATGCCACGATTGGTGCTGGAACGGTAATTGCACCGTTTACGCATATTGTAGGCACAACAATTGGCCAGAATAATAAAATCGGGCCTTATGCAAGATTACGCCCAGGCACTATATTAAGTGACGATACCCATGTAGGTAATTTTGTTGAGCTTAAAAATACCCAAGTGGATACCGGTAGCAAAATTAATCATTTAAGCTATGTGGGTGATGCAACCGTTGGCAAACAAGTCAATATAGGTGCTGGTACAATTACTTGTAACTATGATGGCGCTAATAAATTTAGAACAGTGATTGAAGACAATGTATTTGTTGGCTCGGATAGTCAATTAGTAGCACCAGTCACTATTGGTCAAGGTGGCACCATAGCCGCTGGTTCAACGATTACCAAAAATACGCCAGCTGAGGCACTGACTTTATGTCGTGCCAGAGAACAAAAATCAATTGCTGGTTGGAAGCGACCAGTTAAAGCAAAGAAAGAATAA